Proteins encoded in a region of the Mesoflavibacter profundi genome:
- a CDS encoding glycosyltransferase family protein, with protein MSKKVFIFFPDGVGLRNFAFTNFKSIGEEMGFDITYWNNTIFDLEKELGFKQVIIENHQIHPLTPIYSRARKRAELNVSRDKFNDEVYPTYKFPFSYKGLKNTFKSLYTKLLVGLYSSEKGVETLREKINALERKNPKYAYCKAQLEQHRPDLVFCTTQRATQSISALLAAKDLGIPTVAFVYSWDNVPKAMQVVETDYYCVWSDHMKREVLQYYPFVKPEQVFVTGTPQFEPHFNQDLKESREEFFNTYGLDVDKQYICYSGDDETTSPLDQYYLEDLANAVRSLNTKGYNLGIIYRKCPVDFTNRYNAVLKENADIIEVLDPIWKQVGDQWNQVLPAPEDFKMLYNVCEHSAFVTNVCSSTVFDFVAHDKACIYYNYEQPQLKKGIRDIGQNYKYVHFRSMPSDKAAIFCTDKNELEHQVKQILDGQLTNVPEGKAWFKIIVGPTPTKASKQIWDVITNLLE; from the coding sequence ATGAGTAAAAAAGTATTTATATTTTTTCCAGATGGTGTTGGATTACGCAACTTTGCTTTTACCAACTTTAAGTCTATTGGTGAAGAGATGGGTTTTGATATTACCTATTGGAACAATACTATTTTTGATTTAGAAAAAGAATTAGGTTTTAAACAAGTCATAATTGAAAATCATCAAATACATCCATTAACACCAATATATTCTAGAGCCAGAAAACGTGCAGAATTAAACGTGTCTAGAGATAAATTTAATGATGAGGTCTATCCAACTTATAAATTTCCGTTTAGTTATAAAGGATTAAAAAACACGTTTAAAAGTTTATATACAAAGTTATTAGTAGGCTTATATTCTTCAGAAAAAGGAGTAGAAACACTAAGGGAAAAAATTAATGCTTTAGAACGAAAAAATCCTAAATATGCCTATTGTAAAGCACAATTGGAGCAACATCGTCCAGATCTTGTGTTTTGTACAACGCAACGCGCAACACAATCTATAAGTGCTTTGTTAGCAGCAAAAGATTTAGGTATACCAACTGTAGCATTTGTCTATTCATGGGATAATGTCCCTAAAGCGATGCAAGTTGTAGAAACAGATTATTATTGTGTATGGAGTGATCATATGAAGCGCGAAGTATTGCAATACTATCCTTTTGTTAAACCTGAACAAGTTTTTGTAACGGGAACGCCACAATTCGAGCCTCATTTTAATCAAGATTTAAAAGAAAGTCGCGAGGAATTTTTTAATACCTATGGTTTGGATGTAGACAAGCAATACATCTGTTATTCTGGTGATGACGAAACCACATCTCCTTTAGATCAGTACTATTTAGAAGACTTGGCTAATGCGGTACGTAGCTTAAATACAAAAGGCTATAATTTGGGAATTATTTACAGAAAATGTCCTGTAGATTTCACCAATCGTTATAATGCGGTTTTAAAAGAAAATGCAGATATAATTGAAGTTTTAGATCCAATTTGGAAACAAGTTGGTGATCAATGGAATCAAGTTTTACCAGCTCCAGAAGATTTTAAAATGCTTTATAATGTATGCGAGCATAGTGCTTTTGTGACCAATGTGTGCTCAAGTACTGTATTTGATTTTGTGGCTCATGATAAAGCATGTATTTATTATAATTATGAGCAGCCTCAATTAAAAAAAGGCATTAGAGATATTGGACAAAACTATAAATATGTTCATTTTAGAAGTATGCCTAGCGATAAAGCAGCTATATTTTGTACCGATAAAAATGAATTAGAACATCAAGTTAAACAAATTTTAGATGGTCAATTAACCAATGTTCCAGAAGGAAAAGCATGGTTTAAAATTATTGTTGGGCCAACACCAACCAAAGCCTCTAAACAAATTTGGGATGTAATCACAAATCTATTAGAATGA
- a CDS encoding glycosyltransferase family 2 protein, producing MSSDKTYSLIIYMPALNEAASILNVLKSLPKKIKGISTIQYLVVDDGSTDNTAEIAKSFGANVISHSYNRGVGKAFQTAVDFALKTQADILVSIDADGQFDVNQITNMINPIITNQADFCIGNRFYNKRPDKMPKVKYWGNKRVNSIVSLVGKTKIEDASCGFRAYSKDCLLNLNLQGDFTYTHETILDLLNKGFNINQIPVKVKYFEDRVSRVANSLVQYAVKTSLIIFKCLKDYRPLRFFLSIALFVLVLGLLLGGFVFIHWLNKGMITPYKSIGFIALALCGMSVFIATLAFVADMLNRIRDNQEKILVLLKKDHFNSK from the coding sequence ATGAGTAGTGATAAAACATATAGTTTAATTATTTACATGCCTGCTTTAAATGAAGCAGCATCTATTTTAAATGTATTAAAGTCCTTACCAAAAAAAATTAAGGGAATTTCTACCATTCAATATTTAGTAGTAGATGATGGTAGTACAGATAATACTGCAGAAATTGCAAAATCTTTTGGAGCAAACGTTATATCGCATTCTTATAATAGAGGTGTTGGAAAAGCGTTTCAAACAGCAGTTGATTTTGCATTAAAAACTCAAGCCGATATTTTAGTTAGTATAGATGCAGATGGTCAATTTGATGTTAATCAAATTACTAACATGATTAATCCTATTATAACAAATCAAGCCGATTTTTGTATAGGTAATAGGTTTTATAATAAACGACCAGATAAAATGCCTAAAGTAAAATATTGGGGAAACAAAAGAGTAAATAGTATAGTTAGTCTGGTAGGAAAAACAAAAATAGAAGATGCTTCTTGTGGTTTTAGAGCCTATTCCAAGGACTGTTTACTTAATTTAAACCTGCAAGGTGATTTTACCTATACTCATGAAACCATTTTGGACTTATTAAATAAAGGTTTCAATATAAATCAAATCCCTGTAAAGGTTAAATATTTTGAAGATAGAGTATCTAGAGTAGCTAATAGTTTAGTACAATATGCAGTAAAAACATCTTTAATAATATTTAAATGTTTAAAAGATTATAGACCATTACGTTTTTTCTTAAGTATAGCACTTTTTGTTTTAGTCTTAGGGTTATTATTAGGTGGTTTTGTATTTATACATTGGTTAAATAAAGGCATGATAACGCCATATAAAAGCATAGGTTTTATTGCGCTGGCGCTATGTGGTATGTCTGTATTTATAGCAACATTAGCTTTTGTAGCCGATATGCTAAATAGGATAAGAGATAACCAAGAGAAAATTCTGGTACTACTAAAAAAAGACCATTTTAATTCAAAATAA
- a CDS encoding sulfotransferase domain-containing protein, which produces MKNIFIVSTGRTGTQFLAHFFSEKINNVKSVHEPFPSRRFRILSNMYREGKVGKQTLKTIFKWSRKDLFKTKNQDYNFYIESNNFLYGYSGVINEMIKDAKIIHIVRDPRDYIKSHLNHGVFKGKKLLAKKYLPYWFMDVTKEVTTNKKLNQYEILAARWVIVNKFIEDSCKENPNYKMFKYEDIFGPNKNDYLYEMASFMGLPADQIVFSENYEKLNVGKKNIAKTWNSWPEEDLKKIYNICGDLMKQYNYEF; this is translated from the coding sequence ATGAAAAATATTTTTATTGTATCTACAGGTAGAACAGGAACACAATTTCTTGCTCATTTTTTTTCAGAAAAAATAAATAACGTAAAATCTGTTCATGAACCATTTCCTTCAAGACGATTTAGAATTCTTTCTAATATGTATAGAGAAGGAAAAGTAGGAAAACAAACATTAAAAACAATTTTTAAATGGTCAAGAAAAGATTTATTCAAAACAAAAAATCAAGATTATAATTTTTATATAGAAAGTAATAACTTTCTATATGGGTATTCAGGAGTAATAAATGAAATGATTAAGGATGCAAAAATCATTCACATTGTTAGAGATCCTAGAGATTACATAAAATCGCATTTAAATCATGGTGTATTTAAAGGAAAAAAGCTTTTAGCTAAAAAATATTTACCCTATTGGTTTATGGATGTTACTAAAGAAGTTACAACCAATAAAAAACTAAATCAATACGAAATACTTGCAGCAAGATGGGTGATTGTAAATAAATTTATTGAAGATTCTTGTAAAGAAAACCCAAATTATAAAATGTTTAAATACGAAGATATTTTTGGGCCTAATAAAAATGACTATTTATATGAAATGGCAAGTTTTATGGGTTTACCTGCAGATCAAATAGTCTTTAGTGAAAACTATGAAAAATTAAATGTGGGTAAAAAAAATATTGCAAAAACATGGAATTCTTGGCCAGAAGAAGACCTAAAAAAAATATATAATATTTGTGGAGATTTAATGAAGCAATATAATTACGAGTTTTAA
- a CDS encoding acyltransferase, which produces MNNKETFNNSFLKKYHFLEYIFFFIRFLFYRKSEGIAMVYLLYFFIPQKIFRINGFVEWPVHFTSRVLFRKNIKVGKRTAPGMNAGCYIQAKNGIQIGSNLRMGPNVGLVSANHDEDDYDNWVKKDPIKIGNNVWLGMGVVVLPGVTIGDNVIIAANSVVNKDIPSNVIAGGIPCKIIKDKPAYKGKNYELD; this is translated from the coding sequence ATGAACAATAAAGAGACCTTTAATAATTCGTTTTTAAAAAAATATCATTTTTTAGAATACATCTTTTTCTTTATTAGATTTTTATTTTATAGAAAATCTGAAGGAATAGCTATGGTTTATTTATTGTACTTTTTTATTCCTCAAAAAATTTTTAGAATAAATGGTTTTGTGGAATGGCCAGTCCATTTTACAAGTAGAGTACTATTTAGAAAAAATATAAAAGTTGGTAAAAGAACTGCTCCTGGTATGAATGCAGGTTGCTACATTCAAGCAAAAAACGGAATTCAAATAGGAAGTAATTTAAGAATGGGTCCTAATGTTGGACTTGTTTCTGCTAACCATGACGAAGACGATTATGATAATTGGGTTAAAAAAGATCCGATTAAAATAGGTAATAATGTCTGGTTAGGTATGGGAGTAGTTGTTTTACCAGGTGTAACTATTGGTGATAATGTAATTATTGCAGCAAATTCTGTTGTTAATAAAGATATTCCTTCAAATGTGATTGCAGGTGGCATACCATGTAAAATAATAAAAGATAAACCTGCTTATAAAGGAAAAAATTATGAACTTGATTAA
- a CDS encoding lysylphosphatidylglycerol synthase domain-containing protein encodes MNLIKNINFFKLSVYISISFLLLFLYKSDYLVIPNILNIYRFIISFIFLFLGFIFSCENWRVVLKQDKVVELSVKEGIISNGLSIFTKYIPGKVLTVFSRALYVQKKYNFPIKKLAFESLKTQLISLWVGLIIGIYIFFQVELSLSLNIVVFVFIIFFSLFLFSKYFKHKLVALVNKFLKKDIDYPVLTFKEALKLLPSFFINWVFWCLGFYFLSSSIIAYDVPLSVGFSFALACVVAVLALIAPGGIGVREGVLITILIGIGLEKQDAISISVISRLWFLVGEVFIFILASILSITDKDKKTERK; translated from the coding sequence ATGAACTTGATTAAGAACATTAATTTTTTTAAACTCTCGGTTTATATTTCAATATCTTTTTTGTTGTTGTTTTTATATAAATCAGATTATTTAGTCATTCCCAATATCTTAAATATATATAGGTTTATAATTTCATTTATCTTTTTATTTTTAGGCTTTATCTTCTCATGTGAAAATTGGCGTGTTGTTTTAAAACAAGATAAAGTTGTAGAGTTATCAGTTAAAGAAGGTATTATTTCCAATGGGCTATCAATTTTCACAAAGTATATTCCAGGAAAAGTCTTGACAGTGTTTTCTAGAGCTTTATATGTTCAAAAAAAGTATAATTTCCCAATAAAGAAGCTAGCTTTCGAATCTCTAAAAACTCAATTAATATCACTTTGGGTTGGATTGATAATTGGTATTTACATTTTTTTTCAAGTAGAGTTAAGTCTATCTTTAAACATTGTAGTATTTGTATTTATTATATTTTTCTCATTATTTCTTTTTTCAAAATACTTTAAACATAAACTAGTAGCGTTAGTAAATAAATTTTTAAAAAAAGACATAGATTATCCAGTACTTACCTTTAAAGAAGCATTAAAACTACTACCTAGTTTTTTTATTAATTGGGTTTTCTGGTGTTTAGGTTTTTATTTTTTAAGTTCATCTATTATAGCGTATGATGTACCATTATCTGTAGGATTTAGTTTTGCATTAGCATGCGTTGTTGCGGTATTAGCATTAATAGCTCCTGGAGGAATTGGTGTAAGAGAAGGCGTATTAATTACAATATTAATTGGGATAGGTTTAGAAAAGCAAGACGCAATATCTATATCGGTTATAAGTAGATTATGGTTTTTAGTAGGCGAAGTATTTATTTTTATATTGGCTTCAATTTTAAGTATAACAGATAAAGATAAAAAGACAGAAAGAAAATGA
- a CDS encoding sulfotransferase family protein, with the protein MSSAFLLGLFRRIFLKRKRKVFIIGFHKTGTSTLGKALQILGYTVCGSLKEAYDYDLNKDVKSYILEKAKPLLNTYDSFQDTPWFLIYKELYQLYPDAYFILTKRSEKHWIKSVQKHFGDQKFKYHDYIYGTNNSIKDESIYLKRYQNHNLEVELFFEGKSNFLIFDIENSNWETLVSFLGARKPLVAFPHANKAGNNLLLKTKVKSLIKQLYYKK; encoded by the coding sequence ATGTCTTCTGCATTTTTATTAGGACTTTTTAGGAGAATTTTCTTAAAAAGAAAAAGGAAAGTTTTTATAATTGGGTTTCATAAAACAGGAACATCTACCTTAGGTAAAGCATTACAAATATTAGGTTATACCGTTTGTGGAAGCTTAAAAGAAGCCTATGATTATGATTTAAATAAAGATGTAAAATCTTATATTTTAGAAAAGGCTAAACCATTACTAAATACTTATGATTCTTTTCAAGATACACCTTGGTTTTTAATTTATAAAGAGCTTTATCAACTTTACCCAGATGCTTATTTTATATTAACAAAAAGATCAGAAAAACACTGGATTAAAAGTGTACAGAAGCATTTTGGTGACCAAAAATTTAAATACCATGATTACATTTATGGTACAAACAATTCTATTAAAGACGAAAGCATTTATTTAAAACGATACCAAAACCATAATTTAGAGGTTGAATTATTTTTTGAAGGAAAATCAAATTTTTTAATATTTGATATAGAAAACAGTAATTGGGAGACATTAGTATCTTTTTTAGGAGCACGCAAACCTCTTGTTGCATTTCCTCATGCAAATAAGGCAGGAAATAATTTATTATTAAAAACAAAAGTAAAAAGCTTAATTAAGCAATTATATTATAAGAAGTAA
- a CDS encoding glycosyltransferase family 4 protein, with amino-acid sequence MHVGLITSEYPHPEVNHAAGIATSIKNLAVTLVKQNVKVTVFVYHQSKDTIIESEGVTLHLIKKKHFSFFTWYRYRKLLNTYVNSIVAKEQIDIIEAPDWTGITAFMRFKVPLVIRFHGSDAYFCKLENRKQKFKNFVFEKLALKKAKAYIAPTTYAGEETAKIFGLNRNKIKTIHYGLQLEQFINSNPEAFKPKTLLYIGTIIRKKGVLELAEVFNKLVQKEPEAQLILIGGDSNDIQTGSTSTYQLMQNIFSDQAKLKVNYLGKLPYSEVQTHIKNAHVCTFPSFAETLGMVTIESMALQKPVVNTSIGWAQELIDDGENGFLIHPKQTDAYTEQIRTLFNDKALCLKLGQAARKKVEHTFDIENQVKKNIDYYQNLIS; translated from the coding sequence ATGCATGTAGGTTTAATAACATCCGAATATCCACATCCAGAAGTCAATCATGCAGCAGGTATAGCTACAAGTATAAAAAACCTAGCTGTAACCTTGGTAAAGCAAAATGTAAAAGTAACGGTATTTGTATATCATCAATCTAAGGATACTATTATAGAGTCTGAAGGTGTTACTTTACATTTAATAAAAAAGAAACACTTTTCATTTTTTACTTGGTATCGTTATAGAAAACTTTTAAATACATATGTAAATTCTATTGTAGCAAAAGAGCAAATAGATATTATTGAAGCACCAGATTGGACAGGAATTACTGCATTTATGCGATTTAAAGTGCCTTTAGTAATTCGATTTCATGGTAGCGACGCCTATTTTTGTAAGCTAGAAAACAGAAAACAAAAATTTAAAAATTTTGTATTTGAGAAATTAGCATTAAAAAAAGCCAAAGCTTACATCGCGCCAACAACTTATGCAGGAGAAGAAACAGCTAAAATATTTGGGTTAAACCGAAACAAAATAAAAACCATTCATTATGGTTTACAATTAGAACAATTTATAAATTCTAATCCAGAAGCTTTTAAACCAAAAACCTTACTTTACATAGGGACAATTATTAGAAAAAAAGGAGTTTTAGAATTAGCCGAGGTTTTTAATAAGTTAGTGCAAAAAGAACCAGAAGCACAATTAATTTTAATTGGTGGCGATTCTAATGATATACAAACAGGCTCAACTTCAACCTATCAATTAATGCAAAATATCTTCTCAGATCAAGCTAAATTAAAGGTTAATTATTTAGGAAAGCTTCCGTATTCAGAAGTGCAAACTCACATTAAAAATGCTCATGTTTGTACATTTCCTAGTTTTGCTGAAACTTTGGGTATGGTAACTATAGAAAGTATGGCACTACAAAAACCGGTAGTAAATACTAGCATAGGTTGGGCACAAGAGTTAATAGATGATGGTGAGAACGGTTTTTTAATTCATCCCAAGCAAACCGATGCGTATACAGAGCAAATCAGGACTTTATTTAATGATAAAGCATTGTGCTTAAAGTTAGGTCAAGCTGCAAGAAAAAAAGTAGAACATACTTTTGATATTGAAAACCAAGTGAAAAAGAATATAGACTATTATCAAAACTTGATATCATGA